The nucleotide sequence AATAATTGCCCCATTAGCATCATATCTTCTTTAGCCACACCAATTAACCACATTAAAGGCGCAAATACAGTTCCTAATATAGATTCTAAAGAGAATTTAGTATAAGGTGTGTAAGTTGCCAAAAGTGAGTTTAAATGAGTGAGAGAACCAAAGTATCCCAGAATATAGTTTATCATGGCTATAAACGCGATAAATACAAGAAGCATAGCGGCAACATTTGCAGCCAATTTTAAACCTTCTGTGGTTCCATTTGCTATTGCATCTAGTATATTAGATCCAATCTTTTCTGAAGAGATCTCAACATTGGTATTTACCGGTTCCTGTTGCGGATATAGTATTTTAGAGATTACAATAGCACCCGGAGCTGCCATTACAGAGGCTGCTAATAAATGTTTTGCAAATTGAAGTCTTAATTCTGGATCGTCTCCTCCCAGAAAACCTATATAGGCAGCTAATACACCACCTGCTACGGTTGCCATACCACCAATCATTACCAGTAATATTTCAGAACGATTCATTCTTTCCAAATAGGCTTTGATCATTAATGGTGCTTCTGTTTGTCCTAAAAAGATATTCCCGGCTACACTTAAACTTTCTGCTCCAGATATTCCCATTAGTTTGGTTAGAACCTTAGCTAAACCTTTAACTACCAATTGAATTACTCCTAAATAGAATAATACTGATGTAAGTGCCGAGAAGAAGATAATTGTGGGTAATACTTGGAATAGAAATATGAACCCAAAACTGTCCACATCCATCATTCCTCCTAATAAGAATTCACTTCCTGCTCGGGTAAAGTCTAAAATGAGTACAAAGATGTTTCCAACAAATTCAAAGATCCTTTGAACAAAACCTATCTTTAATACACCAATTGCCAATAATAATTGAGCACCAAGTCCTATTCCCACAGTTTTCCAGCTTATAGCTTTTCTGGCGCTACTAAATAAATATGCTATTAATAGTAATACGAACATTCCCAGAACTCCGCGCCATATACTGGAAAAAGAAATACCAGAACTTGGGATCATGGTTTTTTCTGTAGCTACCGGAAGAACCTCAGAAATTGTTTGAGGAGATTCTTTGAAAGTGTATGTACTATTATTATCTAGGATTACAAGTGAAGAATCTGTAAGTTCAGAAATTCGAAAGTTTCTAATGGTATCTTTTGGCGCGCTGTAAAAGAAAACCAATAAATTGTTCTGATAGAGATAATCTCCTTTGGCTTTTACAGAATCCTCTTGATTGGTTCTGATCTCAAACTGACCTTCGTCTAAAATCAATTTGTCTCTGTCTGAAAAATTATTTTGGATGATGCTGGTGTCTTGTACGGACTGATAGCTCCAATTTTTAGAAATGCTTTGGGAATGGGCCGTAACTATTCCGAATAAAATAAAGAACAGGCAATACCAGTAATTCTTCATAAACAAATGCTTATTTGCGTTTTGAAATTTCATCTCTTAAACGCGCAGCTTTTTCGTAGTCTTCATTCTTAACTGCTTGAGAGAGTAACGTTTCGAGTTCGTCTAATGACATGTTTTTATAATTGGGTCCCGGAGTTTCCATTTCCTCTGCATGTATATCATCTACATCCATAGTCATGCTTTCTCTTCCGGTAGGAGGTGTCATGGTGCCAGTTTCTCCTTTAAGGAAGATCCCGGCTTTATCTAAAATATTCTTATAAGTAAAAATTGGAGCATCAAACCTTAAGGCAAGTGCAATAGCATCGCTAGTTCTGGCATCTATGATCTCTTCTATCTTATCGCGTTCACAAATAAGACTAGAATAAAATACTCCATCTACGAGTTTGTGAATAATTACCTGTTTCACGATGATGTTGAATCGTTCACAGAAGTTTTTGAAAAGATCGTGGGTAAGGGGTCTAGGTGGTTTTATCTCTTTCTCTAGAGCAATGGCAATAGATTGTGCCTCGAAAGCTCCAATAACAATTGGTAGTTTTCTTTCCCCATCAACTTCACTAAGTATTAGTGCGTAAGCTCCATTTTGGGTTTGACTATAAGATATTCCTTTTATGTTAAGGCGTACTAAGCTCATATAGCAATAATTGAAAAGGGCTGTCTAAAATAAGGACAATGTTACCATATTTAGACAGCCCTTTTAAGGGGTGCAAGTTAAAAAAATTATGCGTTTTTCGCTTTAAATTCTTTTAGTTTTTCATTAAGCTTTGGTATAATCTCAAACGCATCTCCTACTACTCCGTAATCTGCAGCTTTAAAGAAAGGTGCTTCCGGGTCATTATTTATAACGACTTTAGTTTTAGAAGAGTTGATTCCTGCTAAGTGTTGGATAGCTCCAGAGATACCAATAGCAATGTATAAGTTAGAAGCTACAGGTTTACCAGTTTGCCCTACGTGCTCGCTATGAGGTCTCCATCCCATATCGCTTACAGGTTTGGAACAAGCGGTAGCTGCTCCAAGAGTATCTGCTAATTCTTCTATCATACCCCAGTTTTCAGGTCCTTTAAGTCCTCTACCACCAGAAACAACAATTTCTGCATCTGCAATAGTCACGGTATTTTTAGCTTTATCTACATTGGTAACTTTAACAGAAAAATCTTCTGCTGTAAGCGTTGCGTCAAAATCTTCTGAAGTTGCAGAAGCTTGATTTTCCTTTAGACCAAAAGCATTCTTAGATAGCCCTATGATCTTAACATCTGTATCAATTTTTGTGAAATTGAATGCCTTGTTAGTAAATGCTGTTCTTTTAACAACAAATGGACTTTGGCTTTCTGGTAATGCAACAACATTAGAAGCATACCCAGCATTTAAATGCACTGCTAAAAGTGGTGCTAAATATTTGCTATTAGCACTTTGGCTAAGTACCAACACTTTAGTTTCTTCTTTCTTTGCAGCTTGTGTTAGAACATCTGCATAAGCTTCAGCATTAAAGTTTGATAATTTATCGTTATTTACTTTTAAAACTTTATCTACTCCATAAGTTCCAAGTTCTGAAGTGTTTTCTACATTAAAAGTTACTGCGGTAACAGTAGTTTGCAACATTTGTGCAACTTCTCTAGCGTAAGAAGCTACCTCAAAAGATGCTTTTTTAAATTTTCCGTCTTCGGATTCTATATATACTAAAACTGACATATCTTTAATTTTTTGTTATTGAATAAATGAATTCTGATTATGCATTATCATTAAATCGATCTCTCAATTTGAAAAGGCAATAATTAGATCACTTTTGCTTCATTGTGCAATAGGTTGATCAATTCATCTAAATTGTCTGGATCGATCAATTTCACAGCTCCTTTAGGTGCTGGTTTTTCAAACTTTTCAGCCTCTGTTTGAGCAACTACCTCTATCGGAGCAACTACATTAAGAGGTTTTTTACGCGCTTGCATAATCCCTCTCATGTTTGGTATTCTAAGATCGCTCTCTTCTACCAATCCTTTTTGTCCACCAATTACTAATGGTAAAGAAGTAGTAACACTTTCTTTACCCCCGTCAATCTCACGAATGGCTTTAGCTTCAGTTCCTTCAATTTCAATACCTATGCATGTGTTTACAAAATTTGCGCTAAGCAAAGCTGCTAACATTCCTGGTACCATTCCTCCATTATAATCAATAGATTCTCTTCCGGCAATTATTAAATCATATCCACCTTCTTTTGCTACATTGGCAAGTTGTTTTGCAACCTGAAATCCATCTGTAGCAGGAGTATTTACTCTAATAGCATTATCTGCTCCAATTGCTAAAGCTTTTCTCAATGTAGGTTCTGTTTCTGCACCTCCCACATTTACTACATCTACACTTGCACCTTGCTTTTCTTTAAACCACATAGCACGGGTTAGACCAAATTCATCATTAGGATTTATTACAAACTGAACCCCATTAGTATCAAACTGGGTATCATTATCTGTAAAATTGATCTTTGAAGTAGTGTCCGGTACGTGACTAATACACACTAATATTTTCATCTATATACTCTTTTTGAATGATTTATTTTTAATGTTTACGAAGATAAGGAAATTAAATCGAAATTTACTATGCATGCATAGTAAATATTTTATCTAGAAGTAGTAGTTAAACTTTTTTGAATTACTATTTTTGTTTTTTTAAGTCTACAATTAATATTTTATCATAGAATGAAGACAATTCAGTTTAGAGAAGCCGTTCAACAGGCAATGAGCGAGGAGATGCGTAAAGATGATACCATTTATTTAATGGGAGAAGAAGTGGCAGAATATAATGGAGCTTATAAAGCGTCTAAAGGGATGTTGGATGAGTTTGGTCCAGATCGTGTAATTGATACTCCAATTGCAGAGCTAGGTTTTTCTGGAATTGCTATTGGAAGTGCTATGAATGGCAATAGGCCAATTGTGGAGTTCATGACTTTTAATTTCTCTTTAGTTGGAATAGATCAAATTATCAACAACGCTGCTAAGATGCGCCAAATGAGTGGTGGGCAATTTAATATTCCTATCGTTTTTAGAGGGCCAACAGCTTCTGCAGGTCAATTAGCTGCTACCCACTCTCAAGCTTTTGAAAGCTGGTATGCAAACTGTCCTGGACTTAAAGTGGTAATTCCATCAAATCCATACGATGCTAAAGGTTTATTGAAATCTGCAATTAGAGATGATGATCCTGTTATCTTTATGGAGAGCGAGCAAATGTATGGTGACAAGGGAGAAGTGCCTGAAGAAGAATACACTATTCCTTTAGGAGTTGCAGATATTAAAAGAGAAGGAACAGATGTAACTATAGTTTCTTTTGGTAAGATCATCAAAGAAGCTTACAAAGCTGCAGAAGAATTAGAAAAAGAAAATATTTCTTGTGAGATCATAGATCTTAGAACTATCCGCCCTATGGACCATGACACTATATTGAAGTCTGTGAAGAAAACAAACAGATTAGTGATCTTAGAAGAGGCATGGCCTTTTGGAAATATTGCTACAGAAATAACCTATCAGGTGCAAGCAAATGCTTTTGATTATTTGGATGCCCCTATTATAAAGATCAATACGGCAGATACTCCAGCGCCATATTCACCAGAACTATTCAAAGAATGGTTGCCAAATAGTGAAGATGTTGTTAAAGCTGTGAAAAAGGTGCTTTACAAGTAATAAGATAAACATATCTTTGCGGCTTCATCTTAACAGATGAAGCTTTTTTTTGCCCTATTATGAAAAACTTCCTTGCCTTTTCCTTATTATTTCTAGTATCTTTCTTTGCTTTTTCTCAAACCAGAATTGAGGGGAAAGTGGTAGATGAATCTGGAATTCCATTGCCATTTGTTAATGTTATATTCTTAAATTCTTCTGAGGGAACTACCTCTAGTGAGAATGGAGATTTTTATTTAGAGTCTAAGAAAAGTTACAAAGCACTAGAGATTTCTTATATAGGATATACCACTTTAGAAGTTCCATTAAAGAATGGGGATAATCTCAATTTAAAGGTGGTATTAAAAGAAGCCTCAGAATCTTTGGATGAAGTTGTGATCTATCGCGGTAAAACTTCAAAAAAGAACAATCCGGCAATAGATATACTTCGGAAGATATGGGAAAATAGAAGAAAGAATGGTGTAAAGGAGTTTGATCAATATCAATATAGAAGGTATGAGAAGCTAGAATTCGATCTAAATTCTATAGATAGCGCACTGGTTGAAAGTCCTATTTTTAACGGGATGGAATTTATATTTGATGATCTAGATACTAATGCTTTTACCGGTAAAGCTTATTTGCCAATTTTCTTAAATGAAGCAGTTTCTAAAGTTTATGGAGATAATACTAACGGCCAGTTAAGAGAAGAGTTACTTGGAAATAAGAATTCTGGATTTAGCAAAAATCAAACCTTGATCTCAGATCTTAAAGATATTTATGATGAGGTAGATATTTACGATAACTATTTACAGTTCTTCGATAAAAGTTTTATAAGTCCACTTTCTACTACAGGTGTTAATAATTACAATTATGTATTACGAGATAGCTCATTTATTGGTGATAAATGGTGCTATAACATCTTATATTATCCAAGAAGAAAGAATGAATTAACCTTTAGTGGAGATTTTTGGGTAAATGATACTACTTGGGCGGTGAAGAAGATTAATCTTGAGATGGATGAAAGTGCCAATATAAATTGGGTAAATGGTGTATATATAGAACAGGAATTTGATGTTTTAAATGATTCTGTTTTCTTAATGACTAGAGATTTCTTTCAAGCAAACTTTGCACTTCAAAAGAAAAAAGATGCTCGAGGAGTTTACGGAAAGCGTACTGTTCTCTATGATAATTATGAATTCAATAAAAAGAAATCTGCAGAATTCTACAATAGGCCTTTAAATAAATTTCAAGAAACCAAGTACGATAAGAGCGATGAGTTTTGGGCCGAGAATAGGCTTGAATCCTTAAATGGAGATGAGCGAGGGGTATATGATCTTATAGATACCTTACAAACTGTAAAGGCATTTAATAGGATTTACGATGTTACCACCACGCTTGCTACTGGTTATATAGAATTAAATGATTTTGACTTTGGTCCCATCTATTCTACGGTAGGTTTCAACGATGTTGAAGGCCTTAGATTACGTGCCGGTGGTAGAACTTATTTTGGTTTTAATGATCTTTGGAGATTAGAAGGATATGGAGCCTATGGATTTAAAGACAATCAATTTAAATATGGGATCTCTGGAAAAGTATTATTAGATAGAAGATCTAGATTAACCTTATCTGGAGGAAATAGAAGAGATATAGAGCAATTAGGAACCAATCTTACCAATTCTACAGATGTATTAGGCAGAAGTTTAGCTTCTTCATCACTTATTAATGTGGGAAATAATGACAAGCTTAGTTCTATAAATCTTTCGGTATTAGCTTTGGAAATAGAACCTTTCAAAAATTTCACATTTAGGGTGGGGGCATCCTATAGATTCTTAAAACCTGCTTCTCCAACTTTTAGCTTAGATTATTATACAGATGAAGCCAGAACCCAAACTGCTTCTAATATAAATCAAACAGAGATCTCTACCATTGTTAGTTTTACTCCTGGAAGAGAAACTTCTGGATACGGCGTAGAGCGAAATGTAGTGAATGAAGGAGATTTTCCAACATTCTTTCTTAATTATAGCGTTGGAGTAAAAGACTATTTCAATAGCGATTTTAATTATAAGAAGGTTCAATTATTTTATAATCAGCCATGGATGGTTGGAGGTTTTGGGAAAGCCAATTTTAGTTTGGAAGCAGGAAAAACTTTTGGAGAAGTTCCACTGGGTCTTCTAAATGTGGTTCCTGGAAATCAGACCTATTTTCAATTATTCAACACTTTTTCGCTTCTTAATTTCTATGAGTTTGTTACAGATACCTATGCTGCAGTTCATTTTGAACACAATTTTAATGGAAGACTGTTCTCTAGAGTTCCGCTTCTAAGAGACCTTAATCTAAGGGAGATTGTTGGGGTGAAAGGAGTATGGGGAGAACTTTCGGATGATAATAAAAGATTAGATGCTTCTGGCTTAGAGCTTATAGCTCCTAGTAATGAGCCATATTATGAGTATAGCGTAGGAATAGGAAATATTTTAAAATTTATTAGAATAGACGCCCATTTTAGAGGGAATTATTTTAATAATGTAGACGCTAGATCTTTTGGGGTAACAGCAGCTTTCGGATTTCACTTTTAAATAATGATTTTAAGGTTGAAATGTGCTATATTTGCGCCCTCGAAAATAGAATAATAAACACGTATACAATGTCTGAGACTTTTGATGTATTGATAGAAATCCCTAAAGGGAGTAGAAATAAGTATGAGTATGATTTTGAATTAAAGAAAGTTCGTTATGATAGAATGATCTTTTCTTCTATGATGTACCCTGCAGATTATGGTTTTATTCCAAATACCCTTGCGTTAGACAGCGATCCGCTAGACGTATTGGTATTGGTTGCAGAACCAACTTTTCCAGGAATTGTAATGGAAGTTAAACCAATTGGAGTATTCCATATGGCAGATGAGAAAGGTCCGGATGAGAAAATTATCTGTGTGCCGGTTTCAGATCCTATCTGGAATAGAATTAATGATCTTCCAGAACTTAATGGTCACCTTACTAAAGAGATCGAGCATTTCTTTAAAGTTTACAAAGATCTTGAAAAGAAAAAAGTAGATGTTGGTGGATGGGGAAATGCTGCTGAAGCAAAAGAAATTATTCAACAATGTATCGACAGATATAAGAATTATGAAGGTGATAAGGAGAGATTTGGGATATAAACCCAATCCTTTTACATAATCATTAAATATTTAAAAGCAATAACCTTAAAAAGTTATTGCTTTTTTAATTATCTACGTTTCACTACATTAGCTTAATTAACTAATAATTAACAAGCTAATATGGAGTCAATAATGATTTATGTGCCTATTGTTTTGGCCATTTTCGGTCTAATTTACATGTGGATTAAAAAGTCTTGGGTATTAAAACAGGACGCCGGAGACGGAAAAATGAATGAAATAGCTACTCACATCTATGAAGGTGCATTAGCTTTTTTAAAATCTGAATACAAAATACTTACCTTTTTTGTAATAGCCGCAAGTATAGCCTTAGCGGTTGTTTCGTTTATAGTACCCACTACACATTGGCTTATTGTAGTAGCTTTTATCTTCGGAGCTTTCTTTTCTGCCTTGGCAGGGAATATGGGGATGAAAATTGCAACACAAACTAACGTAAGAACTACTCAGGCGGCAAGAACCAGTTTGCCACAAGCTTTAAAAGTAGCTTTTAGTGGAGGAACCGTTATGGGGTTGGGTGTGGCAGGATTAGCAGTTTTGGGGCTCACTTCCTTCTTTATATTTTTCTATCATTATTTCATGGGTGGCGTTTGGACTAATACAGATCAAATGACAATAGTATTGGAAACGCTGGCAGGATTTTCTTTAGGAGCAGAATCTATTGCGTTATTTGCGAGAGTTGGAGGAGGAATCTATACCAAAGCTGCAGATGTGGGTGCAGATCTTGTGGGTAAGGTGGAAGCCGGAATTCCAGAAGACGATCCAAGGAACCCTGCAACCATAGCAGATAATGTTGGGGATAACGTGGGAGATGTTGCTGGAATGGGCGCAGATCTTTTTGGAAGTTATGTAGCAACCGTATTAGCGGCCATGGTTCTTGGGAATTATGTTATAAAAGACATGGGTGGAGATATAATTCAGGAAGGATTTGGAGGAATTGGTCCTATTTTACTGCCAATGGCAATTGCAGGAGTAGGAATTATTATTTCTATTGCAGGAACCCTGTTGGTAAAGATCAGTAGTAACTCAGCTAAAGAGAAGGAAGTTCAGCAGGCTCTTAATATTGGAAACTGGGTATCTATAGTTTTAGTGATGGTGGCATGTTTCTTTCTGGTTAGAATGTTACTACCTGCAGAAACTATGACAATGGGATTCTTTGTAGGCGGCCAAGAGGGGTTTGAATATAAAAGTATTTCTTCTATGAGAGTTTTCTATGCCACTTTAGTTGGATTGGGAGTAGGAGGATTTATATCTGCAGTCACAGAATATTATACAGGACTTGGTAAAAAACCAGTGCTCTCCATAGTACAGAAATCCAGTACAGGTGCAGGAACCAATATTATTGCCGGTTTAGCAACAGGAATGATCTCTACTTTTTCTTCAGTTTTATTATTTGCTGCAGCAATATGGGCATCATACGCCCTTGCAGGATTTTATGGTGTTGCCATAGCAGCTTCAGCAATGATGGCCACAACTGCCATGCAATTAGCTATAGATGCTTTTGGACCTATTTCTGACAATGCTGGTGGTATTGCAGAAATGAGTGAATTACCTGCAGAAGTGCGCGAGCGTACAGATATTTTAGACTCTGTAGGGAATACCACAGCGGCTACTGGAAAAGGTTTTGCTATTGCCTCTGCAGCGTTAACATCTTTAGCTTTGTTTGCGGCTTATGTTACTTTTACTGGAATAGATGGGATCAATATTTTTAAAGCTCCAGTGCTAGCAATGTTATTTGTTGGAGGAATGGTGCCGGTAGTATTCTCTGCATTGGCAATGAATTCTGTAGGAAAGGCTGCTATGGAGATGGTAAACGAAGTAAGAAGACAGTTTAAAGAGATTCCAGGAATTATGGAGGGAACCGGAAAACCTGAATACGATAAGTGCGTAGCGATCTCTACAGATGCTGCACTAAAAGAAATGTTATTACCGGGAGTTCTTACAATAGGATTTCCAATCTTAATTGCGTTTTTCCCAATGCTTTTTGGTTATGAAAATATTTTAATTGCAGAAATGTTAGGAGGTTATATGGCTGGAGTAACTGTGAGCGGGGTATTATGGGCGATTTTTCAGAATAACGCAGGAGGAGCCTGGGACAATGCTAAAAAATCTTTTGAAGCTGGAGTTCTTATAAATGGAGAGATGACCTATAAAGGTTCTGAAGCTCATAAAGCGGCGGTAACCGGAGATACCGTTGGAGATCCTTTTAAAGACACCTCGGGCCCATCTATGAATATCCTTATTAAACTAACATGCCTTATAGGTTTAGTAATTGCTCCTATTCTAGGAGGAAATTCTGTAGGAGATATTGATGCTATTAATGGAGAAGCATCTACATTGCAAACAGAAACTATCACCTCAGATTCCAACTTAAATTCAACAAAACAAGTAGAAGTTAATATCACTTCAGAAGGGAATAATACAATAGCTAAAGTTAGAACTACCACCATTAAAGATGGAGAGACAGATGTAAAAGTTAAAACCTTTTCCGGTTCTAGAGAAGAAGTACAGGAAAGCTTAGATAATATGTAATAATTTTTATAAGACTTAATAAATCAAAAGATCTTCAGTCACAACGATTGAAGATCTTTTTTTTAGTTCAGAAATTAAAGCGAACTTATTCTTTTGCTTTTTTATTTAAACGCTTTTCTGCAAGATCGTCCAATTTTTGATCTGCATTATATTCCTCGTCTAATGTTTTTTGTAATTTTTTCGCAATTTTATCATGCCCCAGTTCTTTGGCAAAACGCACAGCAGTACCATAACCTGAGATCTCATAATGTTCTACACGCTGAGCTTCAGCAATTAATCCTGCATCTTTAACTTCAGGATCTGCCTTTTCATCTATCATAGATTGTGCTTCTCTAATAAGACCTTCCATAGCTTTGCATTTTTCTCCCGTTGGTTTAATAGATAACTCTTCACAAACCTCTTCAATACGCTCTTTATGAATCTTGGTTTATTCTAAATGCCCTTCAAAAGCTTTCTTTAATTGTGAATCATGAGCTGCTTTTACCATTTTTGGTAAGGCATCCAAAAGTTGACTTTCAGCACTGTAAAGGTCTTTTAATTGATGTTCAAATAAATCTTCTAAATTTTTCATGATGGTTTAATTTTTAATGGTTATCCATCAAAATTAATCTGTAAAAGAATTGGTAGTAGTTAAAGCTGTAATAATAAAAACAAAATTTTTGCTCACCAATTATTAAATATCAGCTAATTAATTTGCTCTAAAACTTCTAGAAAAATTATTCATTTTATATAGAACTTTTCAACCTAGACTGGCTTCTCTTAAAGTTTATCTAAAATTGCTGCCTAAAATCTTTGGTAGATTGTAATAATAGTAAATTACCCCTTCTTTTAATTTTTAAATATTATCATGCTCAAAAGAATAAAGAAACTATTTGGTGAAAACAAGATCGATAATGTTCTTATAACCCCTTATAGAAGTTACGGCACCAGTCATCATCTATATTTACTAGGGAGAGCGTTGGATGATGTGCCTCTTAAAATTCTTGAAGATCAAAACATTTTTACTAATCTCAAAAATGCATACAAGCAGTTTAACAGTTATGAGATAAGAAATGCTAAGATTAGAGTTAAGGTAGGAGAGGAGATACAACTGCAAGGAACAACCAATGGAGAAGGCTACTACTTGTTTGATGAGAAAACTACTATAGATCTTTCTAATTTTGTAAATGAAGAAGGTTGGTTAACAGCAGAAATATTCTATGAGAATGAAATAGCCCCGAACACCACTTTGGTAAATGATCATTTTCAGGGAGAATTACTTATACCAGAGAAAAATGCGGAATACGGAGTAATAAGTGATATAGATGATACTATAATGCACACAGGGGTGACTTCTTTTCTTAAATGGAGGTTGCTTAAAAATTCTCTGTTAACAAATGCATATGATAGGATACCATTAAAAGGAGCAGCAGAACTATATCAAAAATTTCATCTGGGAAAAAGTGGTAAAAATAAGAACCCAATGTTTTATTTAAGTAATAGTCCGTGGAACTTATATCAATATCTTAAATTGTTTTTAGATTTTAATAAGTTTCCAAAAGGACCAATGTTATTAAGAAACTTTAGAGGCCCTTTTGATCAGTCTTTAAAACCAGAAAAACCTCATAAGCAAAAAGAGATCATAAATATCTTGAATACCTATCCTGAGCTAAATTTTATTTTGATTGGAGATAGTGGAGAGCACGACGCTACTATTTATACAGAAATTGCAGAAAAATATGCAGATAGGATCTTGGCAATCTATTTAAGAAGCGTAACCCACAAAAAAAGTATGAGGCGTGTACAAGGGGTTATAGATGGATTTAAATCTGTTCCTGTTTTAATGGTAGAGAATTCTATAGATGCAGAGGCTCATGCAAGAGAAAATGGTTGGATATAGAATTAAAATATAATCATATAAAAAAAGGGAGCTATTTTAGCTCCCTTTTTTTATTTTCCTGCAGCTTCTACAGGAGATTTTCTTGGCATAGTTCCAAATACTACATCCCATAGCGGAGACGAAACTCCATAAGCTCTATCTGGCTCTCTATAATGATGAATACTATGGTGATGCCATAAGATCTTTAGAAAATTGTTAGGAACCTTAAAGGCATGCACAGAGTAGTGTACTCCTAAGTAAGCTGTATAACCCATTAAGAAACCAGCTAAAAATCCAAAGGCATAATCGCCCATAATACCTCTATATATTACAAAAAATATAGTAGCTAATATTAAGCTTAAAACAGGAGGCATGGCCAATCTGTCTTTATCTTTTGGATAATCATGATGAACACCGTGCATAGTATATACAAATTTTTCCCTTTTTGGATTGGTAACAGGAAGGTGGTATAAATACCTATGCATAAGATATTCTATAAATGTAAAAAAGAACAAGCCGCCTAAGAATAGTAAGATCATGTTAGGGACTTCAAAACCTTTTTCAACAATTCCGAAATAGATAAGAATTGCAGATATCACCGTGAAAATTATTAAAGGTGCAGCAATATGAGTGTGTGTAAGTTTCTCTAAGATCGGGTTAGAAAATAATTTAGCCGATCCTTTATGATTAGGTCTTCTTTTTGAATTGCTCATAACAACATTTATTAAAATAAGCCGTTTATTTCGGCATCTATCTTATTAATTATATTTCCGAGATCCTCAGGTTCATCCACAAAGTTGATATCATCTACATCTATAATAAGTAAGTTCCCTTTGTCGTAATTATGAATCCAGGCCTCGTAGCGCTCATTTAATCTACTAAGATAATCAATAGAGATAGAATTTTCATAATCTCTACCTCGTTTATGAATTTGAGAAACCAGATTTGGAATGCTGCTTCTTAGATAAATTAAAAGGTCTGGTCCTTGAACAACGCTTTCCATAAGGTCAAAAAGAGATTTATAATTTTCGAAATCCCTATTAGGCATTAATCCCATAGAATGAAGATTGGGAGCAAATATATGCGCATCTTCATATATGGTTCTATCCTGAATGATATTTTTTCCGCTCTCTCTAATCTGAAGCACCTGTCTAAATCTACTATTTAAAAAGTATATCTGTAAATTGAAAGACCAT is from Gillisia sp. Hel1_33_143 and encodes:
- a CDS encoding sodium-translocating pyrophosphatase, with the protein product MESIMIYVPIVLAIFGLIYMWIKKSWVLKQDAGDGKMNEIATHIYEGALAFLKSEYKILTFFVIAASIALAVVSFIVPTTHWLIVVAFIFGAFFSALAGNMGMKIATQTNVRTTQAARTSLPQALKVAFSGGTVMGLGVAGLAVLGLTSFFIFFYHYFMGGVWTNTDQMTIVLETLAGFSLGAESIALFARVGGGIYTKAADVGADLVGKVEAGIPEDDPRNPATIADNVGDNVGDVAGMGADLFGSYVATVLAAMVLGNYVIKDMGGDIIQEGFGGIGPILLPMAIAGVGIIISIAGTLLVKISSNSAKEKEVQQALNIGNWVSIVLVMVACFFLVRMLLPAETMTMGFFVGGQEGFEYKSISSMRVFYATLVGLGVGGFISAVTEYYTGLGKKPVLSIVQKSSTGAGTNIIAGLATGMISTFSSVLLFAAAIWASYALAGFYGVAIAASAMMATTAMQLAIDAFGPISDNAGGIAEMSELPAEVRERTDILDSVGNTTAATGKGFAIASAALTSLALFAAYVTFTGIDGINIFKAPVLAMLFVGGMVPVVFSALAMNSVGKAAMEMVNEVRRQFKEIPGIMEGTGKPEYDKCVAISTDAALKEMLLPGVLTIGFPILIAFFPMLFGYENILIAEMLGGYMAGVTVSGVLWAIFQNNAGGAWDNAKKSFEAGVLINGEMTYKGSEAHKAAVTGDTVGDPFKDTSGPSMNILIKLTCLIGLVIAPILGGNSVGDIDAINGEASTLQTETITSDSNLNSTKQVEVNITSEGNNTIAKVRTTTIKDGETDVKVKTFSGSREEVQESLDNM
- a CDS encoding DUF5686 and carboxypeptidase-like regulatory domain-containing protein is translated as MKNFLAFSLLFLVSFFAFSQTRIEGKVVDESGIPLPFVNVIFLNSSEGTTSSENGDFYLESKKSYKALEISYIGYTTLEVPLKNGDNLNLKVVLKEASESLDEVVIYRGKTSKKNNPAIDILRKIWENRRKNGVKEFDQYQYRRYEKLEFDLNSIDSALVESPIFNGMEFIFDDLDTNAFTGKAYLPIFLNEAVSKVYGDNTNGQLREELLGNKNSGFSKNQTLISDLKDIYDEVDIYDNYLQFFDKSFISPLSTTGVNNYNYVLRDSSFIGDKWCYNILYYPRRKNELTFSGDFWVNDTTWAVKKINLEMDESANINWVNGVYIEQEFDVLNDSVFLMTRDFFQANFALQKKKDARGVYGKRTVLYDNYEFNKKKSAEFYNRPLNKFQETKYDKSDEFWAENRLESLNGDERGVYDLIDTLQTVKAFNRIYDVTTTLATGYIELNDFDFGPIYSTVGFNDVEGLRLRAGGRTYFGFNDLWRLEGYGAYGFKDNQFKYGISGKVLLDRRSRLTLSGGNRRDIEQLGTNLTNSTDVLGRSLASSSLINVGNNDKLSSINLSVLALEIEPFKNFTFRVGASYRFLKPASPTFSLDYYTDEARTQTASNINQTEISTIVSFTPGRETSGYGVERNVVNEGDFPTFFLNYSVGVKDYFNSDFNYKKVQLFYNQPWMVGGFGKANFSLEAGKTFGEVPLGLLNVVPGNQTYFQLFNTFSLLNFYEFVTDTYAAVHFEHNFNGRLFSRVPLLRDLNLREIVGVKGVWGELSDDNKRLDASGLELIAPSNEPYYEYSVGIGNILKFIRIDAHFRGNYFNNVDARSFGVTAAFGFHF
- a CDS encoding inorganic diphosphatase, producing MSETFDVLIEIPKGSRNKYEYDFELKKVRYDRMIFSSMMYPADYGFIPNTLALDSDPLDVLVLVAEPTFPGIVMEVKPIGVFHMADEKGPDEKIICVPVSDPIWNRINDLPELNGHLTKEIEHFFKVYKDLEKKKVDVGGWGNAAEAKEIIQQCIDRYKNYEGDKERFGI
- a CDS encoding App1 family protein produces the protein MLKRIKKLFGENKIDNVLITPYRSYGTSHHLYLLGRALDDVPLKILEDQNIFTNLKNAYKQFNSYEIRNAKIRVKVGEEIQLQGTTNGEGYYLFDEKTTIDLSNFVNEEGWLTAEIFYENEIAPNTTLVNDHFQGELLIPEKNAEYGVISDIDDTIMHTGVTSFLKWRLLKNSLLTNAYDRIPLKGAAELYQKFHLGKSGKNKNPMFYLSNSPWNLYQYLKLFLDFNKFPKGPMLLRNFRGPFDQSLKPEKPHKQKEIINILNTYPELNFILIGDSGEHDATIYTEIAEKYADRILAIYLRSVTHKKSMRRVQGVIDGFKSVPVLMVENSIDAEAHARENGWI